Sequence from the Arthrobacter pigmenti genome:
AGGGCGAGCAGATCGGTTTCCCCCATGCCCATGGATGAGCGGGTTCGACGGCGCATTGCCGCCTCAGCCGCGCGGTAGTCGCGCAGAGCGTTCAGAACGCCCACTGCTCCGACGCCGCCCTCATACCAGTACCCCGAAGGGTGGTTCAAGGGCGGGGGCGCCGAGATGCTCATGCGAACAACTCTAGTAGACAGCCTTTCTACTGTCACAAACAACTGGTTATTAGTTTGCCTAGCAAAATGCAGGTTGTCGTCTCGCAGTGACCCAAGGTTTCCGCGGTCTAGGGCGCCTCGATAGGATGGGGGAAGCGGGAGGCTCGAGGGTTCGGTGTGCCTCCCATCACCGAAGCGTCCACACTGAGGAGTTGCCATGCCCATCGCCACACCTGAGATTTACAACGAGATGATCGACCGCGCGAAGGCAGGCGGCTTCGCCTACCCAGCGGTCAACGTCACGTCCTCCCAGACCCTCAACGCAGCGATGCGCGGTTTCGCTGAAGCCGGCTCCGACGGCATCGTGCAGGTTTCCACCGGCGGCGGCGCCTACTGGTCCGGCGCTTCGGTGAAGGACATGGTGGCAGGATCGCTCGGTTTCGCGGCGTTTGCGCACCAGGTTGCGAAGAACTACAACGTTAACATCGCCATCCACACCGACCACTGCCCCAAGGACAAGCTGGACGGCTTTGTCCTCCCGCTACTGGCTGCCTCGGAGGAAGCTGTGAAGCGCGGCGAGAACCCGCTGTTCCAGTCCCACATGTGGGACGGCTCGGCCGAGACGCTGGAGGAGAACCTGCGCATTGCCAAGGATCTCCTGCCGCGTGCGGCCGCCGCGAAGATCATCCTCGAGGTGGAAATCGGCACCGTCGGTGGCGAAGAGGACGGCGTCGAGAACGCCATCAATGACAAGCTGTACACCACGGTTGATGACGCCATGGCCACCATCGAGGCACTTGGTGCCGGCGAGAATGGCCGTTACCTGACCGCCCTGACCTTCGGCAACGTCCACGGCGTGTACAAGCCGGGCGGCGTGAAGCTGCGTCCGGAAATCCTGAAGGACATCCAGGAGCAGGTCGGTTCGAAGATCGGTAAGGACAGCCCCTTTGACCTCGTGTTCCACGGTGGGTCCGGCTCCAGCGAGCAGGAAATTGCCGACGCGGTCTCCTACGGCGTGATCAAGATGAATATCGATACCGACACCCAGTACGCGTTCACCCGCCCGGTCGCGGACCACATGCTCAAGAACTACGACGGCGTCCTCAAGGTGGACGGCGAGGTGGGCAACAAGAAGACCTATGATCCTCGCGTTTGGGGCGCTTCCGCCGAAGCGGGCCTCGCTGCACGCATTGTCGAGGCGGCGCAGTCCCTGGGTTCGGCAGGCAAGAAGCTCTGATGTCGGACGAATTCCGCAAGAACCTCCTCGGCCCCGAGCCCACCCTGCTGCCGGAAGAGCCGGAAGTTGTCTCCCGCCTGGCCGCGGGGGATGAGGCCGTGGACCTGGCAGCCAAGCACCCGACGTCGTCGTTGGTCTGGGCCATCCTTGCCGACGAAGCGTACGCGGAAGGCCGAACCATCGAGTCCTACGCCTACGCTCGCACCGGCTACCACCGTGGGCTGGATGCGCTTCGGCGTAACGGCTGGCGCGGCGCGGGCCCGGTCCCGTACTCGCACGAACCGAACCGTGGCTTCCTGCGGTCGCTGAATGCGCTGGGTCGTGCGGCGGCGTCGATCGGTGAAATCGATGAGGCTGAGCGCATCGCGAAGTTCCTCCGCGAATCGGATCCCGAGGCAAGCGAGAAGCTGAGCGGGTCCTAGGCTGTAACCGTCGAAGGGTCGTCCTCCTCAAGGGAAGGGCGGCCCTTCGCGTTTTCAGGAACTTTCGTGCAGTTCTGGTGACTTCCTGGGGTTGGAAGTCGCGTTAGGTGCCCGAAACCTCCGACGGAACGACGACGGCGATGGTCGTCACGTCCACAACCTGCGGCTTCTTCGGCACTGAGCTGAACCCGAACCGAACCCGCGGTCGAACGGACGACAGCTCACCGAGGTCGTCTCCGGCCCAGGACACCCTGGCTGATGTGATGAGCCGCGCGCCGGTCACGCCGTAGTACTGCCTGCGCTGGTCGCGGGTAGCGCCAACGGTCCGGACGCCGGGCATGAGGACCTTCGCTACCGGGTTGATCGCGGTGAGCCAGCGCGGATGCGTTGCGACCGCCGTCGGAATGAGGCCAAGCAGCCGTCCGACGCCGGTTGTTGCGCCCAGTTCAGCCTCCACGCTGAGCGGGCCGGCGTCGAGGCTCAGCGAATCCTCGCCCATACTCACGCTCAACGGCTCCACCCGCACGACGTCGAACGAATAGGCGCCGGACACATAGTCAGCGATCGACGACGACGGCGCCAGCAGCGTCCGCGTGCCCTCAGCGCTCTGCACCATCACATCCGTGAAGGCGCCAAAGGGCGACGACGCCCACATGCCGATCACAATCCGCACCCCCGAGGTCGTGCCCAGGCCCGCTATGTGTCCTACGAATCGTTCCGTACCGGCGCTCATGGGTCCATTATGTACGGACTTGTTCCGCCCCAACACTTGACTCACATGGTGAGCACGTGCTCACATTGTAAGGAAGCAAGTGTGTCACACATCACCAACCGTTCGTCCGTGGAGGTTCTTCAGCGTGGAAGACTGGCAAATACTCACCATCACCGGGGTGGCAATTCTCGCCATCGTCGTACTGATCATCCGGTTCAAAGTGAACCCCGTACTCGCCCTTGTACTTGGCGCGGCCTTCCTCGGCCTGGCCACCGGGCTCGGCGCGAACACCACTACCGAGACGATCATGCAGGGCTTCGCGGACATCATGTTCGAGGTGGGCCTGCTGATCGGCTGGGGCGTCCTGATGGGTGCCCTGCTCAATGAGATGGGCGCGATCCGGCGCCTGGTCGACAAACTGATGCACGTCTTCGGTCCCAAGGGCATCCCCTACGCCCTCGGCCTCACCATCGGAACCGCGCTGCAGTCCATCTTCCTCGACGTGCTGCTGGTGATGAGCGCGCCGCTGGCCCGCCGCATCGCCCCGCGTCTTGGCAAGTACGGCACGGCGAAGATCGCCACCGCAATGGCGATCAGCCTCGAATGCGGCATTGTCCTCATGGTTCCCGGCGTTGCGACCGTTGCGCTGGCCGGACTCCTGAGCGTCCCGCTCGGCGAAATGCTCATCTTCGGGCTGCTGGTCATCATCCCGACCATCGTCACTTCCATCTTCATCATGAACTTCTTCATCACCCGCGGCCTGTGGAAGATCGACAAGGATCAGCAGCCGTTCGAGGAAGCCGAAGAGCCCTCCGACGGCAACGGCGCTCAGGGCAGCCTCGCCCAGACCCCCAGGGACCAGACAACCCCCAACGACGACGGCGGCAGCGGCCACGTGCGCGTCGCCGCCCCGGCGAAGACCGGCGTGGAAACCAGCGGCCGCGAGCCCGGACTGTTTGTGATGTTCGCCCCGATGCTGCTCTCGCTGGTCCTGATCGGCACCGGTGCCATCCTGAAGATGGTCAACTTCAGCTCACCGGTCATGGACTTCCTCTCCACACCGGTGATCTCCCTGCTGATCGGCCTGGTCGGCACGGGAATCGTTGCGCGGATGACCATCGGCACACCGCGCGTTGAGAAGGCAATTGCCCGCGGCTTCAGTGAGTCCGGCCAGATCCTGCTCCTCACCGGTGCCGGCGGATCGCTCGCCGCCATTGTTGCCACCAGCGGCATGGGTGACATCCTTGGCCAGTACTTCACGGCCAGCACCGTCGCCCCGCTCGTTGTGGTCTGGGCCATCGCCGCGGTGCTGCACATCGCCGTCGGCTCCGTCTCAATCTCGGCCATCACCGCCGCGGGTATCCTTGCACCCGTAGCGCCGGCCATGGGACTGAATCCGGTGCTCATCGCCCTCGCGGCAGGTGCGGGTTCGCTGTTCCTGGTGCACGCGACGTCCAACACGTTCTGGCTGCTGCAGTCGCTGCTGGGCCAGACCACCCGCGGAACGCTCAAGTCCTGCTCGCTCGGCGTCTCGGTGGCCTCCGTGATGGCACTCGGATTCACCCTCGTACTCAGCCTGTTCCTGTAGCAAGTGCCTGCTGGAAAGCTTGCTGGAAGACCGCATGAAAGGAACTTTGTGGAACACCCCCAGAGGAACAATGACATCGCGCCGCTGAAGGGAGTCCGGGTTCTCGAACTCGGCAACTACATCGCCGCCCCGACAGCCGGCCGCATGCTGGCAGACTTCGGAGCGGAGGTCATCAAGATCGAGCGGCCGCGCACCGGGGACGAGTTGCGGAACTGGCGCCTCTACGCCGGCAACACCTCGATGCTGTACCGGACGGTGAACCGGAACAAAAAGTCCATGGTGCTGGACCTGCGTACCGAGGAGGGCCGGGACATTGTGCTGGAACTCGCCGCGAAGTCCGACATTGTGCTGGAAAACTTCCGCCCGGGAACCCTGGAGAAGTGGGGTATCGGGCCGGAGCAGCTCAACATAGCGAATCCTGATCTAATTTTGACTAGGATTTCCGCGTTCGGCCAGACTGGACCGCTCTCGGCACGGCCCGGTTTTGCCGCCGTCGCCGAGGCTTTTGGTGGCTTCCGGGAGCTCGTGGGGGATCCCGACCGGCCGCCCGTACGCGTCGGCGTCTCCATCGGCGACTCGATCGCGGGCATCTACGCCGCGTTCGGTGCCGTGATGGCGCTGTTTGAACGCGAGGTGAAGCGCGGCGGCCCGCCCATCCCGCTGGACCACCGCACCATCGACGTCGCGTTGAACGAGGCCATGCTCTCCGTCATGGAATCGCTGGTCCCCGATTACACGGCCTACGGCATCAAGCGCGAACGCACAGGCGGGCGCATGGAGGGGATTGCGCCATCGAACGCGTATCTCTGCAAGGGCGGCGGGAGCATCGTCGTCGCCGGCAACGGCGACGGAATCTACAAGCGCTACATGGAAGCGATCGGGCGGCCGGACCTCGGAGACGATCCCGGGCTGCAGTCCAACGCTGCCCGTTGGCAGCGGCGTGAGGAACTGGACG
This genomic interval carries:
- the fbaA gene encoding class II fructose-bisphosphate aldolase → MPIATPEIYNEMIDRAKAGGFAYPAVNVTSSQTLNAAMRGFAEAGSDGIVQVSTGGGAYWSGASVKDMVAGSLGFAAFAHQVAKNYNVNIAIHTDHCPKDKLDGFVLPLLAASEEAVKRGENPLFQSHMWDGSAETLEENLRIAKDLLPRAAAAKIILEVEIGTVGGEEDGVENAINDKLYTTVDDAMATIEALGAGENGRYLTALTFGNVHGVYKPGGVKLRPEILKDIQEQVGSKIGKDSPFDLVFHGGSGSSEQEIADAVSYGVIKMNIDTDTQYAFTRPVADHMLKNYDGVLKVDGEVGNKKTYDPRVWGASAEAGLAARIVEAAQSLGSAGKKL
- a CDS encoding DUF3151 domain-containing protein, with product MSDEFRKNLLGPEPTLLPEEPEVVSRLAAGDEAVDLAAKHPTSSLVWAILADEAYAEGRTIESYAYARTGYHRGLDALRRNGWRGAGPVPYSHEPNRGFLRSLNALGRAAASIGEIDEAERIAKFLRESDPEASEKLSGS
- a CDS encoding SLC13 family permease, with product MEDWQILTITGVAILAIVVLIIRFKVNPVLALVLGAAFLGLATGLGANTTTETIMQGFADIMFEVGLLIGWGVLMGALLNEMGAIRRLVDKLMHVFGPKGIPYALGLTIGTALQSIFLDVLLVMSAPLARRIAPRLGKYGTAKIATAMAISLECGIVLMVPGVATVALAGLLSVPLGEMLIFGLLVIIPTIVTSIFIMNFFITRGLWKIDKDQQPFEEAEEPSDGNGAQGSLAQTPRDQTTPNDDGGSGHVRVAAPAKTGVETSGREPGLFVMFAPMLLSLVLIGTGAILKMVNFSSPVMDFLSTPVISLLIGLVGTGIVARMTIGTPRVEKAIARGFSESGQILLLTGAGGSLAAIVATSGMGDILGQYFTASTVAPLVVVWAIAAVLHIAVGSVSISAITAAGILAPVAPAMGLNPVLIALAAGAGSLFLVHATSNTFWLLQSLLGQTTRGTLKSCSLGVSVASVMALGFTLVLSLFL
- a CDS encoding CaiB/BaiF CoA-transferase family protein, which gives rise to MEHPQRNNDIAPLKGVRVLELGNYIAAPTAGRMLADFGAEVIKIERPRTGDELRNWRLYAGNTSMLYRTVNRNKKSMVLDLRTEEGRDIVLELAAKSDIVLENFRPGTLEKWGIGPEQLNIANPDLILTRISAFGQTGPLSARPGFAAVAEAFGGFRELVGDPDRPPVRVGVSIGDSIAGIYAAFGAVMALFEREVKRGGPPIPLDHRTIDVALNEAMLSVMESLVPDYTAYGIKRERTGGRMEGIAPSNAYLCKGGGSIVVAGNGDGIYKRYMEAIGRPDLGDDPGLQSNAARWQRREELDAAIGEWSAKLTVAEALAVLDDAGVPAGPIYTAEDIVKDDQYASRNMIQRFSVSTGEETLDDVAFPGITPVIGGASLPIRNLGPDLGENTAEILRDLLDRSPGDVDRILEDMGLTPALEKEIR